In Gemmatimonadota bacterium, a single window of DNA contains:
- a CDS encoding transposase, producing the protein MGRARLPGPRFARCPLRCGILAHGFARARCAGCGYDFLVAFSCRSRGACPSCNARRMVETAAHLVDHVLPPLPVRQWVLSVPKRLRPFLHHNPAIAGAVLRIFLRAIRTTLRHASPGAGPGAQIGAISFLHRFGSSLNAHFHFHVCVIDGVFSEDPEGSVQFHEATHLTASDWDELQQTVRHRVLRYFHCHGLLERHVTDDMLNWQASGGFSIDASVHIPARDRAGGLERLLRYCARPPFALERLEATGDGASGGEHIIYRLAHPAPGGTTALSLTPLEFLERLALLIHPPRIHRHGSYLDLPTRPPPLSPARAVPSSSISR; encoded by the coding sequence GTGGGTCGAGCGCGACTTCCGGGACCACGCTTCGCGCGGTGCCCCCTGCGTTGCGGCATTCTCGCTCACGGATTCGCGCGAGCACGGTGTGCCGGTTGTGGCTACGACTTTCTGGTGGCGTTTTCCTGCAGAAGTCGGGGAGCATGTCCGTCGTGTAATGCCCGCCGTATGGTCGAGACCGCAGCCCATCTCGTCGATCATGTCCTGCCGCCGCTTCCGGTGCGGCAATGGGTGCTCTCCGTTCCGAAGCGCCTCCGGCCCTTCCTGCACCACAACCCCGCGATCGCCGGCGCTGTGCTGCGCATCTTTCTACGCGCCATTCGGACCACGCTCCGACACGCGAGCCCGGGAGCCGGTCCCGGTGCCCAGATAGGCGCGATCTCGTTCCTTCATCGCTTCGGCTCATCTTTAAACGCTCACTTCCATTTCCACGTCTGTGTCATCGACGGCGTGTTCAGCGAGGATCCCGAGGGCTCAGTCCAGTTCCACGAGGCCACCCACCTCACGGCCTCCGACTGGGACGAGCTACAGCAGACCGTTCGACACCGCGTGCTCCGTTACTTCCACTGCCACGGTCTGCTCGAACGCCACGTCACCGACGACATGCTCAACTGGCAGGCCTCCGGCGGGTTCAGCATCGATGCCTCGGTCCACATCCCGGCCCGTGACCGTGCTGGTGGGCTCGAACGACTCTTGCGTTACTGTGCCCGTCCTCCCTTCGCCCTCGAACGGCTCGAGGCTACCGGGGACGGTGCGTCTGGAGGCGAGCACATCATCTATCGTCTTGCCCATCCCGCACCGGGTGGTACCACGGCTCTCTCGCTCACTCCTCTCGAGTTCCTCGAGCGGCTCGCTCTGCTCATTCACCCGCCACGCATTCACCGTCACGGCTCCTATCTCGATCTCCCCACCCGACCCCCTCCACTGTCTCCCGCTCGCGCGGTGCCCTCGAGTTCGATCAGTCGCTGA
- a CDS encoding transposase, which yields MAIDTSQAYILAVGTHLPEATLVFDHFHVVKLINDKLSDLRRELQRHAQEKDKEVLKGTRWLLLKSPKKLDDTRDEAQRLRAAVELNAPLAAAYYLKEDLRQLWSQPDRESATSFLDGWIERARATGLRQLQQMANTLRLYRTGIQAYYDVPISTGPLEGTNSKIKPLQRQSHGLRDPDFFRLRIYALHETRLQLVG from the coding sequence GTGGCCATCGACACGTCGCAGGCCTACATCTTGGCCGTCGGGACGCACCTGCCCGAGGCCACTTTGGTCTTCGACCACTTCCACGTGGTGAAGTTGATAAACGACAAGCTCTCCGATCTGCGGCGGGAGCTGCAGCGCCACGCGCAAGAGAAGGACAAGGAGGTACTCAAGGGCACCCGCTGGCTCCTGCTGAAGAGCCCCAAGAAGCTGGACGATACGAGGGACGAGGCTCAACGCCTCCGGGCGGCCGTCGAGTTGAACGCACCCTTGGCTGCGGCTTACTACTTGAAGGAGGATCTCCGTCAGCTCTGGAGTCAGCCCGACAGGGAGAGCGCCACCAGCTTCCTCGACGGCTGGATCGAGCGAGCCCGCGCCACCGGACTTCGGCAGCTTCAGCAGATGGCCAACACCCTGCGCCTCTACCGAACCGGCATTCAGGCTTACTATGACGTGCCGATCAGCACCGGACCTCTGGAGGGCACGAACAGCAAGATCAAGCCCCTCCAGAGACAGTCCCACGGCCTCCGCGATCCAGACTTCTTCCGCCTCAGGATCTACGCCCTACACGAGACCCGTCTCCAGCTCGTCGGTTAA
- a CDS encoding type II toxin-antitoxin system RelE/ParE family toxin has protein sequence MIRSFRHKGLKRLYEKGSARGLPPQMLPRLRLILADLDAAEDLDGLSLPGYQLHPLKGELRGLWSLRVNGNFRVIFRFEKNEPWDVDLVDYH, from the coding sequence GTGATCAGGAGCTTTCGTCATAAGGGGCTGAAACGTCTCTACGAAAAGGGCAGTGCGCGCGGGCTACCACCGCAGATGCTGCCCCGGCTGCGCCTCATCCTCGCCGATCTCGATGCGGCAGAAGACCTGGATGGCTTGTCCCTTCCGGGTTACCAGCTTCATCCGCTGAAGGGCGAGCTGAGGGGCCTCTGGTCCCTGAGGGTCAACGGAAACTTCCGCGTGATCTTCCGCTTTGAGAAAAACGAGCCGTGGGACGTCGATTTGGTCGACTACCACTAG
- a CDS encoding HigA family addiction module antidote protein — protein sequence MPMHHPPHPGEHIRHLCLEPLDLTVTAGAKALGVSRKALSELLNGHTGVSPEMAVRLSKAFGSTTRHWMQLQMNYDLWHAEQRSADLKIKRLVSA from the coding sequence ATGCCGATGCATCATCCACCCCATCCTGGCGAGCACATCCGCCATCTTTGTTTGGAGCCGCTTGACCTGACCGTAACCGCCGGAGCAAAGGCACTTGGCGTGTCCCGCAAGGCACTTTCGGAGCTTCTGAATGGTCACACCGGGGTTTCCCCGGAGATGGCTGTGCGGCTCAGCAAGGCGTTCGGCTCGACCACCCGCCACTGGATGCAGCTCCAGATGAACTACGATCTATGGCACGCGGAGCAGCGTAGCGCCGACCTCAAGA